From the Streptomyces sp. KMM 9044 genome, one window contains:
- a CDS encoding SCO6881 family protein → MGACDLPLMSTVCDTVGGVVGATGEAVTDGIGAWIAKSMGEMAQAAAALASKAVDKTTAIDLNAEWFRSNYELILPIGLILTVGTFCLQLTRAAWRRDERALAQAVYGTVTGVLFAFAAIACTTVAITVVDALSAGLFKAANSSVDDAVRRIIKVNELGAMYGLGWGVPTIVALGCAVGAFLYWAVMVARKVGILVLVTLAVFAGAGGGWEVARRWRRGWIEATSTLIVSKLLMTIVFLLGVSAMGKTDASDGLSALSDAIAGIIVMVLVLLCPYATYKFVHWAADGGGHDDLHRTGVAGMAVAAGAAKTAGQLAVQAGTGMRAPQGPAKVPGQGSGGVASGIDPTGGSGGEAKPKQTHFRFGEDPSATGDKGRALIRRPPTDGDRGVPLIQRPGGGQAADSAPAVSGPTPQGASVAAPQVTHLDPPAPRRSGPPPQGGATPQRWIYPGPADRSGS, encoded by the coding sequence ATGGGGGCTTGCGACCTTCCTCTGATGAGTACGGTCTGCGACACCGTCGGCGGTGTGGTCGGCGCGACCGGCGAAGCCGTCACGGACGGCATCGGTGCCTGGATCGCCAAGTCGATGGGCGAGATGGCCCAGGCCGCAGCTGCCCTGGCCTCGAAGGCCGTCGACAAGACCACCGCCATCGATCTCAACGCCGAGTGGTTCAGGAGCAACTACGAGCTGATCCTGCCCATCGGCCTCATCCTCACCGTCGGCACGTTCTGCCTCCAGCTCACCCGCGCCGCCTGGCGCCGGGACGAACGCGCCCTCGCTCAGGCGGTGTACGGAACAGTGACCGGCGTCCTGTTCGCGTTCGCCGCGATCGCCTGCACCACCGTCGCGATCACTGTGGTCGACGCGCTCAGCGCCGGCCTGTTCAAGGCGGCCAACAGCTCCGTGGACGACGCGGTACGCCGCATCATCAAGGTCAACGAGTTGGGGGCGATGTACGGCCTGGGCTGGGGCGTCCCCACCATCGTCGCGCTCGGCTGCGCGGTGGGCGCCTTCCTCTACTGGGCAGTGATGGTCGCCCGCAAGGTCGGCATCCTGGTCCTGGTCACCCTAGCCGTGTTCGCCGGGGCCGGCGGCGGCTGGGAGGTCGCGCGACGCTGGCGGCGCGGCTGGATCGAGGCGACCAGCACCCTGATCGTCTCCAAGCTCCTGATGACGATCGTGTTCCTGCTGGGTGTCTCCGCCATGGGCAAGACGGACGCGAGCGACGGGCTGAGCGCCCTGTCGGACGCGATCGCGGGCATCATCGTGATGGTCCTGGTGCTGCTGTGCCCCTACGCCACGTACAAGTTCGTGCATTGGGCGGCCGACGGCGGCGGCCACGACGATCTGCACCGCACCGGTGTCGCCGGCATGGCGGTCGCCGCGGGTGCGGCGAAGACCGCGGGGCAGCTCGCGGTCCAGGCCGGCACGGGAATGCGGGCTCCGCAGGGGCCGGCGAAGGTGCCAGGCCAGGGCTCCGGTGGCGTCGCCTCCGGGATCGATCCGACGGGCGGATCCGGTGGTGAGGCCAAACCGAAGCAGACCCACTTCCGCTTCGGTGAGGATCCGAGTGCGACCGGCGACAAGGGCCGGGCGCTGATCCGCCGTCCTCCCACGGACGGCGACCGCGGAGTCCCGCTCATCCAGCGCCCCGGTGGGGGCCAGGCAGCTGACTCGGCGCCAGCGGTCTCCGGACCTACGCCACAGGGCGCCTCGGTCGCAGCGCCGCAGGTCACGCACCTGGACCCGCCAGCACCGCGGCGCAGCGGTCCTCCTCCGCAGGGTGGCGCCACCCCGCAGCGGTGGATCTATCCCGGGCCAGCGGACCGCTCGGGCTCGTAG
- a CDS encoding SCO6880 family protein has translation MLSDAAHPDGPATVKFPHRSRRGVLLGLSAPQLIVVAVCGLLLLGVLLTSGVTGALQLVPLWAVVLAAVFTRHRGRALADWAPIAIRYALRRFRGQLVWLARPSTRPRREGLLHLPGTAASLWVVSSPDGCLGAVHDPHHGTLTAVVKVSSRAFALLDPAAQAGNVSGWGRTLAALSRSGHIARVQVLERTVPDSGDALNRYWQEHGNVQTPLAGPIYGDLLAAAGPAAAPHEAYVALALDLKAARRLINQAGGGLTGAFAVLAQLASTFDQSARTSGLTPNGWLPAREIAAVIRTAYDPKASAALDRWSDSGRPQADPAAAGPVVLVEKADRIQTDSAHHATFWIENWPRIETSPGFLHQLLFTTGVRRTLSLTYEPKGLDAALKDVQRKKATVIADAAERARKGQVDSEEDSVEYADIKQRERQLIAGHADVALTGLLTVSADTREELNAACAAVETAAVAALVDLRLLTWQQAEAFTNAALPLARP, from the coding sequence ATGCTCTCTGACGCTGCTCACCCCGACGGTCCGGCCACCGTCAAGTTCCCTCACCGCTCGCGGCGGGGCGTGCTGCTCGGCCTGTCGGCCCCTCAGCTGATCGTCGTCGCGGTCTGCGGTCTGCTCCTGCTCGGGGTGCTGCTCACCTCCGGTGTGACCGGAGCGCTCCAGCTCGTACCGCTGTGGGCCGTCGTCCTCGCGGCGGTCTTCACCCGCCACCGCGGTCGGGCGCTCGCCGACTGGGCGCCGATCGCGATCCGATACGCGCTCCGGCGCTTCCGGGGGCAGCTGGTCTGGCTCGCCCGGCCGTCCACCCGGCCACGGCGAGAGGGTCTGCTCCACCTGCCCGGCACGGCCGCGTCCCTGTGGGTGGTGTCCTCGCCGGACGGCTGCCTCGGCGCGGTGCACGATCCGCACCACGGCACCCTCACGGCCGTGGTGAAGGTCTCCTCCCGCGCCTTCGCCCTGCTCGACCCGGCCGCGCAGGCAGGCAACGTCTCCGGCTGGGGCCGCACGCTGGCCGCGCTCTCGCGCAGCGGGCACATCGCCCGCGTCCAGGTGCTGGAGCGCACGGTCCCCGACTCCGGCGACGCGCTCAACCGCTACTGGCAGGAGCACGGCAACGTCCAGACCCCGCTCGCCGGTCCGATCTACGGCGACCTGCTGGCCGCCGCAGGCCCCGCCGCCGCCCCGCACGAGGCGTACGTCGCCCTCGCCCTCGACCTCAAGGCCGCCCGCCGCCTGATCAACCAGGCCGGCGGCGGACTCACCGGAGCCTTCGCCGTACTGGCCCAGCTCGCCTCCACCTTCGACCAGTCCGCCCGTACCTCCGGGCTCACACCGAATGGCTGGCTGCCCGCGCGCGAGATCGCCGCCGTGATCCGTACGGCGTACGACCCCAAGGCGTCGGCCGCCCTCGACCGGTGGTCCGACTCGGGCCGTCCGCAGGCCGACCCCGCTGCCGCCGGGCCGGTCGTCCTGGTCGAGAAGGCCGACCGTATCCAGACCGACTCGGCCCACCACGCCACGTTCTGGATCGAGAACTGGCCGCGCATCGAAACCAGCCCCGGGTTCCTCCACCAGCTCCTGTTCACCACCGGCGTGCGCCGCACCCTCTCGCTGACATACGAGCCCAAGGGACTGGACGCCGCTCTGAAGGACGTACAGCGTAAGAAGGCCACCGTGATCGCAGACGCCGCCGAGCGGGCACGCAAGGGCCAAGTCGACTCCGAGGAAGACTCGGTCGAGTACGCCGACATCAAGCAGCGCGAGCGCCAGCTCATCGCCGGACACGCCGACGTCGCCCTCACCGGCCTGCTCACCGTGAGCGCGGACACCCGCGAGGAGCTCAACGCCGCCTGCGCCGCCGTCGAGACCGCGGCCGTCGCCGCCCTCGTCGACCTGCGCCTGCTGACCTGGCAGCAGGCCGAAGCCTTCACCAACGCCGCCCTGCCGCTCGCCCGCCCGTAG
- a CDS encoding DUF6238 family protein has product MPTEPLPELAPDFVPFATAALDFHRAINMPVAPVAAGRTELDSLHAHLVALYGLLDAHTARTSPVASVEGDHLRACRIRLWQAAEHLHAAYHAAPQPVTGRLPTREACRARLPEGTPDLTVCQRHLAAAARVRRDHTPADLRDPFTGLTRH; this is encoded by the coding sequence ATGCCGACCGAGCCACTGCCCGAACTGGCTCCGGACTTCGTCCCGTTCGCGACCGCCGCACTCGACTTCCACCGGGCCATCAACATGCCCGTCGCCCCAGTCGCCGCCGGCCGCACCGAACTGGACTCCCTGCACGCCCACCTGGTCGCCCTGTACGGGCTGCTGGACGCACACACCGCGCGGACCTCTCCCGTCGCCTCCGTCGAAGGCGACCACCTGAGGGCCTGCCGCATCCGGCTGTGGCAGGCAGCCGAGCACCTCCACGCCGCCTACCACGCGGCGCCGCAGCCGGTCACCGGCCGCCTCCCGACGCGGGAGGCGTGCCGGGCCCGTCTGCCCGAGGGCACCCCTGACCTCACCGTGTGCCAGCGCCACCTGGCCGCCGCCGCCCGGGTCCGCCGTGACCACACGCCGGCCGACCTGCGCGACCCCTTCACCGGCCTCACCCGCCACTGA
- a CDS encoding ATP-binding protein, which produces MPTRTTRASASPLFVPRKTDRRTARAARDQFAAARDKARHAARPEARRAETGIDPELRATYPAAGRPGPASARGGRLKLPAHRMTTATASGAYPFLAEGGLGAQGIYVGRDVHAEAAFTYDPFALYGRLDGFTNPNILLAGVIGMGKSALAKSLAVRAVAFGYRIYVPCDPKGEWTVVAQALGGQTIALGPGLPGRLNPLDAPAQPYGVSQEDWAGEVRKRRLLLLGSLAKTVLRRDLHPMEHTALDVALDHAVARAEAAGTTPLLGDVAYVLGSPERLGIALGDLSGRLGRAAEDLAHALRRLVHGDLAGMFDAPSTVAFDPAAPMLSIDLSRLGGTGDDTALVLAMTCASAWMESALADPTGGRRWVIYDEAWRVMRHVALLERMQSQWKLSRGLGIANMMVIHRLSDLLTAGDAGSRGRALAEGLLTDCSTRIIYRQEADQLGSAAALLGLTGVETQAVSALTKGRGLWKVAGRSFITQHLLHLHERELFDTDARMHT; this is translated from the coding sequence ATGCCCACCCGGACCACCCGCGCCAGCGCCAGCCCGCTGTTCGTCCCCCGCAAGACCGACCGCCGTACGGCCCGCGCCGCCCGCGACCAGTTCGCCGCCGCCCGCGACAAGGCCCGCCACGCCGCCCGGCCCGAAGCGCGCCGCGCCGAGACCGGTATCGATCCCGAGCTGCGCGCCACCTACCCGGCCGCCGGCCGCCCCGGTCCCGCCTCCGCACGCGGCGGCCGTCTCAAACTCCCCGCCCACCGGATGACCACTGCCACAGCGTCCGGCGCCTACCCCTTCCTCGCCGAGGGCGGCCTGGGCGCCCAGGGCATCTACGTCGGCCGCGACGTGCACGCCGAAGCCGCCTTCACCTACGACCCGTTCGCGCTCTACGGGCGGCTCGATGGCTTCACGAATCCGAACATCCTGCTCGCCGGTGTCATCGGCATGGGCAAGTCCGCCCTGGCCAAGTCCCTCGCCGTACGCGCCGTGGCCTTCGGCTACCGCATCTACGTGCCCTGCGACCCCAAGGGCGAATGGACCGTGGTCGCGCAGGCCCTGGGCGGGCAGACCATCGCACTGGGCCCCGGCCTTCCCGGCCGGCTGAATCCGCTGGACGCTCCCGCCCAGCCATACGGCGTCAGCCAGGAAGACTGGGCGGGCGAGGTCCGCAAGCGGCGCCTGCTTCTCCTCGGCTCGCTCGCGAAGACGGTCCTGCGGCGCGACCTGCACCCCATGGAGCACACCGCCCTGGACGTGGCACTCGACCACGCCGTCGCACGCGCCGAAGCAGCCGGGACCACCCCGCTGCTCGGTGACGTGGCGTACGTACTCGGATCGCCCGAGCGGCTCGGCATCGCGCTCGGTGACCTGTCCGGACGCCTCGGGCGGGCGGCCGAGGACCTGGCCCACGCGCTTCGACGCCTCGTGCACGGCGACCTGGCCGGCATGTTCGACGCGCCGAGCACCGTCGCTTTCGATCCGGCCGCGCCGATGCTCTCCATCGACCTGTCCCGCCTCGGAGGCACCGGCGACGACACCGCACTCGTCCTCGCGATGACCTGTGCCTCCGCGTGGATGGAGTCCGCGCTCGCCGACCCCACCGGTGGACGGCGCTGGGTGATCTACGACGAGGCATGGCGTGTGATGCGGCACGTCGCCCTGCTGGAACGCATGCAGAGCCAGTGGAAGCTCAGCCGGGGCCTCGGCATCGCCAACATGATGGTCATCCACCGCCTCAGCGATCTGCTCACCGCGGGCGACGCCGGCTCCCGGGGGCGTGCCCTCGCCGAGGGGCTGCTCACCGACTGCTCCACCCGGATCATCTACCGCCAGGAAGCCGACCAACTCGGCTCCGCCGCAGCCCTGCTGGGACTCACCGGCGTGGAGACCCAGGCCGTCTCCGCCCTCACCAAGGGGCGCGGCCTGTGGAAGGTCGCGGGCCGGTCGTTCATCACTCAACATCTGCTCCACCTGCACGAACGCGAGCTGTTCGACACGGACGCCCGGATGCATACCTGA
- a CDS encoding ISKra4 family transposase → MNAAYETAAAADPFARVFSSLTLLTTRLSGPEALTATHEQVEADVEAGSRELGRLLLQAHLQWRARHEEDHLSALGPRERAALAGGRSRLEKGHRRQLATVLGPVTVTRCALRGAGMTNLYPADAMLGLPHGRHSLGLRRLAVLEAVRSSYDTALEAIDRGCGGRVVGKRQVEDLVRAAAVDVAAFYTARTPAPAPAGTLLVLSVDQKGIVMRPGHLREATAKAAARARRTFRTRLAAGEKSCRKRMATLAVVHDAEPAVRRPHDVIAPPGGRTGHRTVRKGPTARAKWLTASVREDAETVIAAAFDQAEARDPEHRRTWVVLIDGATHQRELIQAEAARRNVTIHIVLDIVHVIEKLWAAARCFHTATDPATEDWVGSKAARILAGDAPGAAHDIRAEADRHHLSDDQRAAADKACRYLDNNADFVHYDQALAAGWPIASGAVEGAARHLVADRLDITGSRWTVPGAEAVLTLRAVISNGDFPDYWIFHTRKEHERLHPLPDQHIYALQA, encoded by the coding sequence ATGAACGCAGCGTATGAAACGGCCGCGGCGGCTGACCCCTTTGCCCGCGTGTTTTCTTCCCTCACTTTGCTGACCACCCGCCTCTCCGGCCCTGAAGCACTCACCGCGACGCATGAACAGGTGGAGGCCGACGTCGAAGCGGGCTCCCGGGAGCTGGGGCGACTGCTCCTGCAGGCCCATCTCCAGTGGCGGGCCCGCCACGAAGAGGACCACCTGTCCGCCCTCGGTCCGCGGGAGCGGGCTGCGCTCGCCGGCGGCCGGAGCCGGCTGGAGAAGGGCCACCGGCGGCAACTGGCCACCGTGCTGGGGCCGGTGACCGTGACCCGGTGCGCCCTGCGCGGCGCGGGCATGACCAACCTCTACCCCGCCGACGCCATGCTGGGCCTGCCCCACGGCCGGCACAGTCTGGGACTGCGCCGCCTCGCGGTCCTCGAAGCGGTCCGTAGTTCCTACGACACCGCGCTGGAAGCGATCGACCGCGGCTGCGGGGGCCGGGTGGTGGGCAAACGCCAGGTGGAGGATCTGGTGCGGGCCGCGGCCGTGGACGTCGCCGCGTTCTATACGGCCCGCACCCCCGCGCCGGCCCCGGCCGGGACGCTGCTGGTGCTCAGTGTCGACCAGAAGGGAATCGTGATGCGCCCGGGCCACCTGCGCGAGGCCACCGCGAAGGCCGCCGCCAGGGCCCGGCGCACCTTCCGCACCCGGCTCGCGGCCGGGGAGAAGTCCTGCCGCAAAAGGATGGCCACCCTCGCCGTCGTCCACGACGCCGAGCCTGCCGTCCGCCGCCCGCACGACGTCATCGCCCCGCCCGGCGGCCGCACCGGCCACCGCACCGTCCGCAAAGGACCCACCGCGCGGGCGAAATGGCTCACCGCCTCCGTCCGCGAGGACGCCGAAACCGTCATCGCCGCCGCGTTCGACCAGGCCGAAGCCCGCGACCCCGAGCACAGGCGGACCTGGGTCGTACTGATCGACGGCGCCACCCACCAGCGGGAGCTGATCCAGGCCGAGGCCGCCCGCCGCAATGTCACGATCCACATCGTCCTCGACATCGTCCACGTGATCGAGAAGCTGTGGGCAGCCGCTCGCTGTTTCCACACCGCCACCGATCCCGCCACCGAGGACTGGGTCGGCAGCAAGGCCGCCCGGATCCTGGCCGGCGACGCCCCCGGCGCCGCCCACGACATCCGCGCCGAAGCCGACCGCCACCACCTCAGCGACGACCAGCGCGCCGCCGCGGACAAAGCCTGCCGATACCTGGACAACAACGCCGACTTCGTCCACTACGACCAGGCCCTGGCCGCCGGCTGGCCGATCGCCAGCGGCGCCGTCGAAGGAGCAGCCCGCCATCTGGTCGCCGACAGACTCGACATCACCGGCAGCAGGTGGACCGTCCCCGGCGCCGAAGCCGTCCTCACCCTCCGCGCCGTCATCAGCAACGGCGACTTCCCCGACTACTGGATCTTCCACACGCGGAAGGAGCACGAACGACTCCATCCCTTACCCGACCAGCACATATACGCACTTCAAGCCTGA
- a CDS encoding alpha/beta hydrolase: MHTWRTLHRTRTGATMFAAAALLVSGCSSGSTTSTMSSASSAAKATAVLAALPRSTPEALTPYYEQKPAWRDCGAPGFQCATLEAPLDYAEPSAGDIRLAVSRKKATGPGERLGSLLVNPGGPGGSAIGYLQAYAGVGYPEEVRARYDMVAVDPRGVARSEPVECLDGPEMDAHTRTDLTPDDERETDALVAAYRKFAEGCAVDAPKLLRHVSTVEAARDMDIVRAALGDERLNFVGASYGTFLGATYAGLFPDRTGRLVLDGALDPSLPARQLNIEQTAGFDTAFTAFAKDCVRQSACPLGGRGTSPEEAGAHLKEFFGKTDAQPLPTGDADGRELTESLATIGVIAAMYDEGAWPLLRKALTAATKENDGAGLLALADSYYERDADGEYANLMFANAAVNCLDLPAAFDSPQQVRDALPDFEKASPVFGESFAWAALNCTYWPVGATGEPQRIEARGAAPIVVVGTTRDPATPYRWAEAMADQLTSARLLTYEGDGHTAYGRGSDCIDSAINTYLVDGTPPVDGKRCS; this comes from the coding sequence ATGCACACATGGCGCACCCTCCACAGGACCCGTACCGGAGCCACGATGTTCGCCGCCGCCGCGCTCCTGGTCTCCGGCTGCTCCTCCGGGAGCACGACGAGCACCATGAGTTCCGCGAGCTCGGCGGCGAAGGCGACCGCGGTGCTGGCCGCCCTGCCCCGCTCCACGCCCGAGGCACTCACGCCGTACTACGAGCAGAAGCCGGCCTGGCGTGACTGCGGAGCGCCCGGCTTCCAGTGCGCCACACTGGAGGCGCCGCTCGACTACGCCGAGCCGTCCGCCGGCGACATTCGCCTCGCCGTGTCCCGCAAGAAGGCCACGGGTCCGGGGGAGCGGCTGGGATCCCTGCTGGTCAACCCGGGCGGACCGGGCGGCTCGGCGATCGGCTACCTTCAGGCGTACGCAGGCGTCGGCTACCCGGAGGAGGTGCGCGCCCGCTACGACATGGTGGCCGTGGACCCGCGCGGTGTGGCCCGCAGCGAGCCCGTCGAATGCCTGGACGGTCCCGAGATGGACGCGCACACGCGGACGGACCTCACACCGGACGACGAGAGGGAGACGGACGCGCTGGTCGCCGCGTACCGGAAGTTCGCCGAGGGCTGCGCGGTGGACGCGCCGAAGCTGCTGCGCCACGTGTCCACCGTCGAAGCGGCCCGGGACATGGACATCGTGCGGGCGGCACTGGGCGACGAGAGGCTGAACTTCGTCGGCGCCTCCTACGGGACCTTCCTCGGGGCGACGTACGCGGGGCTCTTCCCGGACCGGACGGGCCGTTTGGTGCTGGACGGCGCCCTGGATCCGTCCCTGCCGGCGCGGCAGCTCAACATCGAGCAGACGGCGGGCTTCGACACAGCGTTCACGGCCTTCGCGAAGGACTGCGTACGGCAGAGCGCCTGCCCGCTCGGAGGCCGTGGCACCAGCCCCGAAGAGGCCGGCGCACACCTGAAGGAGTTCTTCGGCAAGACCGACGCCCAGCCTCTCCCCACCGGTGACGCCGACGGCCGTGAGCTCACCGAGTCGCTGGCCACCATCGGCGTGATCGCCGCGATGTACGACGAGGGTGCCTGGCCGCTCCTGCGCAAGGCCCTGACGGCGGCGACGAAGGAGAACGACGGCGCCGGACTCCTCGCCCTGGCCGACAGCTACTACGAACGCGACGCCGACGGCGAGTACGCCAACCTGATGTTCGCCAACGCCGCTGTGAACTGCCTGGACCTCCCGGCCGCCTTCGACTCCCCGCAACAGGTGCGCGATGCGCTCCCGGACTTCGAGAAGGCTTCCCCGGTCTTCGGCGAGAGCTTCGCCTGGGCCGCCCTGAACTGCACGTACTGGCCGGTCGGCGCCACAGGCGAGCCCCAGCGCATCGAGGCCAGGGGTGCGGCCCCGATCGTCGTCGTCGGTACCACGCGCGACCCCGCGACCCCCTACCGCTGGGCGGAGGCCATGGCCGACCAGCTCACCTCGGCCCGCCTCCTCACGTACGAGGGCGACGGCCACACCGCCTACGGCCGGGGCAGCGACTGCATCGACTCCGCGATCAACACCTACCTCGTCGACGGCACCCCGCCCGTGGACGGAAAGCGCTGCTCATAG
- a CDS encoding DNA polymerase III subunit delta', with the protein MTVWDDLVGQQRVSGQLAAAARDADALVTAAAADAPSPEASRMTHAWLFTGPPGAGRNQAARAFAAALQCVSPDRALGGSPGCGFCDGCHTALVGTHADVSTIAAVGAVIRVSDMRDTVRKSFTAPANGRWQVILVEDAERLNESSANAVLKAVEEPASRTVWLLCAPSVEDVLPTIRSRCRHLNLTTPSVDAVADLLVRREGIEPDVAAAVARATQGHVDRARRLATDPAARERRAAVLKLPLRVEDIGGALKAAQELVDAAAEDAKQLAERTDTKETDELKAALGATQGGRLPRGTAGVVKDLEDMQKRRRTRTQRDSLDVALTDLTSFYRDVLALQLGSRVALANTDVEDILERMARGSSPESTLRRIEAVGACRGALDRNVAPLLAVEAMTMALRAG; encoded by the coding sequence ATGACCGTGTGGGACGACCTCGTCGGGCAGCAGCGGGTGAGCGGCCAGCTCGCCGCCGCTGCGCGGGACGCCGACGCCCTCGTCACGGCCGCGGCGGCCGACGCCCCATCACCGGAGGCGTCGAGGATGACGCACGCGTGGCTGTTCACCGGCCCGCCCGGCGCGGGGCGCAACCAGGCGGCGCGCGCCTTCGCCGCCGCGCTGCAGTGCGTGAGCCCCGACCGCGCGCTCGGCGGCTCCCCCGGCTGCGGATTCTGTGACGGCTGCCACACCGCCCTGGTCGGCACCCACGCCGACGTGAGCACCATCGCCGCCGTCGGTGCGGTGATCCGGGTGTCGGACATGCGGGACACCGTCCGCAAGTCGTTCACCGCACCGGCGAACGGCCGCTGGCAGGTGATCCTCGTCGAGGACGCCGAGCGGCTGAACGAGAGCTCCGCCAACGCCGTCCTCAAAGCCGTCGAGGAGCCCGCGTCCCGCACGGTCTGGCTGCTCTGCGCCCCCTCCGTCGAGGATGTCCTGCCGACGATCCGCTCCCGCTGCCGCCACCTCAACCTGACCACGCCCTCCGTGGACGCCGTCGCCGACCTGCTCGTACGACGCGAGGGCATCGAGCCGGACGTCGCCGCGGCCGTGGCCCGCGCCACCCAGGGACACGTCGACCGGGCCCGCCGGCTGGCGACCGACCCGGCGGCCCGGGAGCGCCGCGCCGCCGTACTGAAGCTGCCGCTGCGTGTCGAGGACATCGGTGGCGCGCTCAAGGCGGCCCAGGAACTCGTGGACGCCGCCGCCGAGGACGCCAAGCAGCTGGCCGAGCGGACGGACACCAAGGAGACCGACGAGCTGAAGGCGGCACTCGGCGCGACGCAGGGCGGCCGGCTGCCGCGCGGCACCGCGGGTGTGGTCAAGGATCTGGAGGACATGCAGAAGCGCCGCAGAACGCGTACCCAGCGGGACAGCCTCGACGTGGCCCTGACCGACCTCACCAGCTTCTACCGCGACGTCCTCGCCCTGCAGCTCGGTTCCCGCGTCGCCCTCGCCAACACGGACGTCGAGGACATCCTGGAGCGCATGGCCCGGGGCAGCTCGCCCGAGTCCACACTCCGCCGCATCGAGGCCGTCGGCGCCTGCCGCGGCGCCCTCGACCGCAACGTGGCCCCGCTCCTGGCGGTGGAGGCGATGACGATGGCCCTCAGAGCAGGCTGA